From the genome of Hathewaya histolytica, one region includes:
- a CDS encoding DUF4352 domain-containing protein: protein MKKRLIIEVVCGILIFAVGFLVGDNSAVNRVNKTISTTVENKQENSTKNATQQVSNTKDNNQEKNNETKISKLGEEGKSGKWNMKVLEVKETNTVQGGNSSDNKTTKDKFIVVKLQIKNISKEPIQYSEREFMLGNMKDKAQYNINDIAFDAMQSANSKESIYKKNSEFIGVYKDVNPNTTKQTYLVFEVPKDMNISDSVLLNSNSESEPVGFYLN from the coding sequence ATGAAGAAACGATTAATAATTGAAGTAGTGTGCGGTATCTTAATATTTGCAGTTGGTTTTCTTGTTGGTGATAATTCAGCTGTTAATAGGGTAAATAAGACGATAAGTACAACGGTAGAAAATAAACAAGAAAATAGCACAAAAAATGCAACTCAACAAGTATCTAATACAAAAGATAATAATCAAGAGAAAAATAATGAAACTAAAATTTCCAAGTTAGGCGAAGAAGGCAAATCTGGTAAATGGAATATGAAAGTTTTAGAAGTAAAAGAAACGAATACAGTGCAAGGCGGAAATAGTTCAGATAACAAAACAACAAAAGATAAGTTTATTGTTGTTAAATTACAAATAAAAAATATATCCAAAGAACCTATACAATACAGTGAAAGAGAATTTATGCTAGGTAATATGAAAGATAAAGCACAATACAACATAAATGATATAGCCTTTGATGCTATGCAATCTGCTAATTCTAAGGAATCAATTTATAAGAAAAATAGTGAGTTTATAGGTGTATATAAAGATGTTAATCCTAATACAACTAAACAAACATATTTAGTATTCGAGGTACCTAAAGATATGAATATTTCTGATAGTGTATTATTAAATTCTAATAGTGAATCAGAACCTGTTGGATTTTATTTAAACTAA
- a CDS encoding phage tail tape measure protein codes for MDLGSIYSSLNLKLDKFDGSIDKAVKGFYKLQLGTEKASTLMDKSVHTAVSNIEKSYNLWEKANERTGKSVYNNSKKIDSYKDRIKLLDNEIKKSEKVLGDIEKQCGKSSKEAETYRSHVLDLKTSHAQLTSELKKAEKETGTFAGRLKLMGKEFERIDKKYEAFDTVGNKFKDIGGKLTTHVTLPVLGAGTAATKFAFDFEKGAAKVSTIADTTKVPIEQLKRGVIDLSNKTGMSTNELNESLYQAISGSIDTAKAVDFLDVAVKAAKGGFTETSTAVDGLTTVLNSYGLEADKANSIANQMLITQNKGKTTFGELATAVGKVTPIAAQLGITTDELFSSLATTTAQGLATSESVTALKAAMSNIIKPSKEAAEAADLLGIEFDTNALKTKGWKKFLLEITDAMKNSDPTIRTLSETMGRNAKQMDKLRAAGKESSSEFKKLVKRQQELRGNMEDLAKAQDSPISGFAKMFGSVQGLNSVLMLTSDTGVAKYNESMQEMKTNTTALDDAYTKMSETTEAKFGRAMNKAKNALMELGIKALPIVEKGIDLISKFADWMGKLSPATQEWIIKIALASAALGPFTSGIGGAIKGVGGLLKTGKKIGTFFGLFKGAKTAATAVEGVGVAATVAKGSAGGGGILGLASGFGAALAPFAPWILGAAGVAAAGYGIYKVLNQDANPAVDLFADKVESTAVIVNKHGMQMQGSIDKTTVKISESTKKAVGAYMKMDEDVTRSLQSIYINTTRITDENKNQIVEKYNAMNKQVIEGINKREEEELTTLGDFFAKSNALMDKEEQGILENIKRHNEEKRQETEGYTKQINEIIDRAMKERGHFDIHAMKEVEEVQRKMKGNAIKILSENELESKVIMERMKEHGTQITKQMASENIKALNEQRDKAKKAAEEQCDKVVKEVIRQRDETKEITDQQATALIEDAQRQRDKTIEAANQTRSQAVDTIFKMNSELIDNVDASTGKVVGTWDRLSGSWERWHPSTKTFRVKMDTSQVYDSMRHIGNGKFMGPGYANGTKYATTGLHEVAEEGFEIVASRQHRWFNGGEKVYNHSESKKILSSMRDRAKFMRSIASEVNNLNRYSDMPSFRSPEALQDTRSISNGDIIMPINIAGEEIDRVIIPRVSNRLALNTRGRR; via the coding sequence ATGGATTTAGGGAGTATTTACTCCAGTTTAAATCTTAAATTAGATAAATTTGATGGTTCTATAGATAAAGCTGTCAAAGGATTTTATAAGCTACAATTGGGAACTGAAAAGGCTAGTACTTTAATGGATAAGAGTGTGCATACCGCAGTTTCCAATATAGAAAAGTCTTATAATCTATGGGAAAAAGCCAACGAACGTACGGGAAAAAGTGTATATAACAATAGTAAAAAGATAGATAGCTATAAGGACAGGATAAAACTATTAGATAATGAGATTAAAAAATCTGAAAAGGTCTTAGGAGATATAGAAAAACAATGCGGTAAAAGTTCTAAGGAAGCAGAAACTTATAGATCTCATGTGCTAGATTTAAAAACCTCTCATGCACAACTTACATCAGAGCTAAAGAAAGCTGAAAAAGAAACAGGCACGTTTGCAGGTAGACTCAAACTAATGGGTAAAGAGTTTGAGAGAATAGATAAAAAGTATGAAGCTTTTGATACTGTTGGAAATAAGTTTAAAGATATTGGAGGAAAATTAACAACACATGTTACTTTACCTGTTTTAGGTGCAGGAACTGCAGCAACTAAATTTGCTTTTGACTTTGAAAAAGGGGCTGCTAAGGTATCAACTATTGCGGATACAACAAAGGTTCCTATAGAGCAATTAAAGAGAGGAGTAATTGACCTTTCTAATAAGACGGGTATGAGCACGAATGAACTTAATGAATCATTATATCAAGCTATTTCTGGTTCAATAGATACAGCTAAGGCGGTTGATTTCTTAGATGTTGCAGTTAAAGCTGCTAAAGGTGGTTTCACGGAAACATCAACTGCAGTAGATGGTTTAACTACAGTTTTAAACAGTTATGGACTTGAAGCTGATAAAGCTAATTCAATAGCTAACCAAATGCTAATCACCCAAAATAAAGGTAAGACAACTTTCGGAGAATTAGCCACAGCAGTTGGTAAGGTTACGCCTATAGCAGCACAATTAGGCATTACAACAGATGAATTATTTAGTTCTCTTGCGACTACAACAGCACAAGGTTTAGCAACTTCCGAATCTGTAACAGCACTTAAAGCAGCTATGAGTAACATTATTAAACCTAGTAAAGAAGCTGCAGAAGCTGCAGATTTATTAGGTATAGAGTTTGACACAAATGCTTTAAAAACTAAAGGCTGGAAAAAATTTTTATTAGAAATAACTGATGCTATGAAAAATAGTGACCCAACTATAAGAACATTAAGTGAAACAATGGGAAGAAATGCGAAACAAATGGATAAGTTAAGAGCAGCAGGTAAAGAAAGCTCATCAGAATTTAAGAAGTTAGTTAAAAGACAACAAGAACTGAGAGGAAATATGGAGGATTTAGCAAAAGCTCAAGATAGTCCGATTTCTGGATTCGCTAAAATGTTTGGATCTGTACAAGGACTGAATTCAGTTCTTATGCTTACAAGTGACACTGGTGTAGCAAAATATAATGAATCAATGCAAGAGATGAAAACTAATACTACAGCTTTAGATGATGCTTATACCAAAATGTCTGAAACTACAGAAGCTAAATTTGGAAGGGCTATGAATAAAGCTAAAAATGCACTTATGGAATTAGGAATAAAGGCATTACCAATTGTTGAAAAAGGAATAGATTTAATATCTAAGTTTGCTGATTGGATGGGTAAGTTAAGTCCTGCTACACAAGAGTGGATAATAAAGATAGCACTAGCAAGTGCAGCATTGGGACCATTTACAAGTGGAATTGGTGGAGCTATAAAAGGAGTAGGTGGATTACTTAAAACTGGTAAAAAGATAGGAACTTTCTTTGGACTATTCAAAGGTGCAAAAACTGCAGCAACTGCAGTTGAAGGTGTTGGAGTAGCAGCCACAGTTGCTAAAGGATCAGCAGGTGGGGGAGGAATATTAGGATTAGCTAGTGGTTTCGGTGCAGCGCTAGCACCATTTGCACCATGGATATTAGGTGCAGCAGGAGTAGCAGCTGCAGGATACGGAATTTACAAAGTTCTTAATCAAGATGCTAATCCGGCAGTAGATTTATTTGCGGATAAGGTAGAAAGTACAGCAGTAATAGTAAATAAACATGGTATGCAGATGCAAGGCAGTATAGATAAAACTACTGTTAAGATTTCAGAAAGTACTAAAAAAGCTGTAGGAGCTTATATGAAAATGGATGAGGATGTGACAAGGTCACTGCAAAGTATCTATATTAATACTACTAGAATAACAGACGAAAATAAAAATCAAATTGTTGAAAAATATAATGCAATGAACAAACAAGTGATTGAAGGTATAAATAAAAGAGAAGAAGAAGAATTGACAACTTTAGGGGATTTCTTTGCTAAAAGTAATGCTTTAATGGATAAAGAAGAGCAAGGTATATTAGAAAATATAAAAAGACATAATGAAGAGAAAAGACAAGAAACAGAAGGGTATACAAAACAGATAAATGAGATTATAGACAGAGCAATGAAAGAACGTGGACATTTTGATATACACGCAATGAAAGAAGTAGAAGAAGTTCAAAGAAAAATGAAAGGTAATGCGATAAAAATACTTTCTGAAAATGAACTTGAGTCTAAAGTTATAATGGAGCGAATGAAAGAACACGGAACACAAATAACTAAGCAAATGGCCAGTGAAAATATAAAGGCTTTGAATGAACAAAGGGATAAAGCAAAAAAGGCTGCAGAAGAACAGTGCGATAAAGTGGTCAAGGAAGTAATAAGACAAAGAGATGAAACTAAAGAAATTACAGATCAACAGGCTACTGCATTAATAGAAGATGCTCAGAGACAAAGAGATAAAACGATAGAGGCTGCAAATCAAACTCGTTCACAGGCAGTGGACACAATCTTTAAAATGAATAGCGAATTAATTGATAATGTTGATGCTAGTACAGGAAAAGTTGTAGGTACTTGGGATAGACTTTCAGGAAGTTGGGAAAGATGGCACCCTTCAACCAAGACGTTTCGTGTAAAGATGGATACATCGCAAGTCTATGACAGTATGAGGCATATAGGTAATGGTAAATTTATGGGGCCGGGATATGCGAATGGTACTAAATATGCTACAACTGGATTACATGAAGTTGCAGAAGAAGGGTTTGAAATTGTAGCGAGCAGGCAACATAGATGGTTTAATGGTGGTGAAAAAGTTTACAATCATTCGGAATCTAAGAAGATACTTAGTAGTATGAGAGATAGAGCTAAATTTATGAGAAGTATAGCTTCAGAAGTCAATAATTTAAATAGGTACTCAGATATGCCTTCATTTAGAAGTCCTGAAGCACTTCAAGATACAAGAAGTATATCAAATGGAGATATAATAATGCCTATAAATATAGCGGGAGAAGAAATAGATAGAGTTATTATACCTAGAGTTAGTAATAGGCTAGCATTAAACACTAGAGGTAGGAGGTAA
- a CDS encoding phage distal tail protein — protein MFVNNIDIKKFGVELLEKKIGTAETIINNEWLKGACKPLILDKEHRYTTIQCIFVIKGDTRQDLEEKLSHFVKIIEECTVKFDDIEFYYDVFIQSKQNDYIGKNTSDDMEVQAIDVTFLSGHKYKTEITETMDHVTSKTINVPGNTETPAVITITVPIDTIDLTIKGLGEGIKVKNLKANVPVIINSEEGTVLEKGLNKFNDTEFWEFPKLKPGVNTISTDKVNSKIEIKYKPRWI, from the coding sequence ATGTTTGTAAATAATATAGATATAAAAAAATTTGGAGTAGAACTATTAGAAAAGAAAATAGGAACTGCAGAAACTATTATAAATAATGAGTGGCTTAAAGGAGCGTGCAAGCCTCTTATCTTAGACAAAGAACATAGATATACTACAATACAATGCATATTCGTTATAAAAGGAGATACAAGGCAGGACTTAGAAGAAAAATTAAGTCATTTTGTTAAAATTATAGAAGAATGTACAGTGAAATTTGATGATATAGAATTCTATTATGATGTTTTTATTCAAAGTAAACAAAATGATTATATAGGCAAGAATACATCAGATGATATGGAAGTACAAGCTATAGATGTCACATTCCTTTCAGGACATAAATATAAAACAGAAATAACAGAGACAATGGACCATGTAACCTCCAAAACTATAAATGTTCCAGGTAATACAGAAACACCAGCTGTAATAACTATAACAGTTCCAATAGACACGATAGACTTAACTATAAAAGGATTAGGAGAAGGCATAAAAGTTAAGAATCTTAAAGCTAATGTACCAGTGATAATAAATAGTGAAGAAGGAACAGTATTAGAGAAAGGATTAAACAAATTCAATGATACTGAATTTTGGGAATTTCCCAAATTAAAACCAGGAGTAAACACTATATCTACAGATAAAGTAAACTCTAAAATAGAAATAAAATATAAACCTAGATGGATATAG
- a CDS encoding phage tail spike protein, producing the protein MLQLYNLKHNKIAPLTKYKDARIERELNGDSTLYFSYPINKRYYDEIKEECYIRTKIDEFVVKEIHELDEWTEFKAVLNVEELEGNPFQHFESKEQTIKSCVTLALAGTPWTVGHCDVIKKRTVRKANCSTWEIIQEARKVYRCDITFDTLNKKVNIYNKLGSDKGTYFIEELNLKKLEIQRNSYDFCTRIIPIGKDGMNIKSVNGGKEYIENHQYSSKVITRYWEDNRYTVVSSLKEDAELKLKELSKPYRSYKADIIDLANLNSKYKNILDYSLGDTISLISKHKKVKEKQRIVKTVEWLDEPGSNTCEIANTMLRFEDLQKEFEDTTETVNNITTDNGTINGSKIDSIKTKQIEDFAVNTAKVVNLDVINANIENLSTGKADIQSLNAIKASIGDLRANKANIAQLDAQGAKIEDLYATKATIKDLEANTGKITVLESRAASIENLLAGNIGAENIKAGTITAASGIIADGAIGDAQISSLSATKLTAGVIDAAVITVKNLTADNIKAKSINGKVLEDGAIDNSKVADNANIAGSKLNINDVIVNINGATTQINGTKINVGDRTLDMELKTQKITTEENTKDIKEQKLQLNALDDALKIKIDKQDFNSFKSTAEGNISTINTNLSKATSDISMLQGQIKLKVGQSDIDNSINSIQVGGRNLILNSGNFKGLTGWEVTHGSISVIDDYLSWNCTEFSNWGAWLGNHSLKNRQFDVDEDYTISFEAKANKAQNIRIRICDRDGYNSVLNDSFDATENWKRYIYNFKSKEVGNERIVNFITPKVDPYVLDIRNIKLERGNKATDWTPAPEDIDQAINTIDTKINSSNSSIDLLKNQISAKVETSEFQSFKANINNEITNSKSKLSTTEQSINMLKGEISSKVSKTDIEKKIVEVSEKSKNLIFNSGNFKDLTGWATNSTGATMEIVKKNGYSVIHAKKSIRQPRLIPIEQNTDYIYSATIMCSTGMELTNITPLHFHVLREDLTFHASRNAVLLNEDTFVPANTWVKILVKFNSGEDASYFRTFIFGIQINEGINEYWIKNIKLEKGNKATDWTPAPEDVTIENTTKINSAESEIKQLSNQIRSKVDVNGVKSFIEQNPSSVKIGFNAITPNVNLSNSGTFEIINGALNVKNNNAEVVIDGKYNMHKILTSGVINTSMPVSNTIKERTVSVEHNLGYKPAFSAFSIVDGSGSMVPLPALAFTDNFSGTSIVGFNFIIRARADNTHLYIDMKRAADLVQTEYRVKIKYFIYKEVAF; encoded by the coding sequence ATGTTACAACTTTACAACTTAAAACATAATAAAATAGCACCTTTAACTAAATATAAGGATGCAAGGATAGAGAGAGAATTGAATGGAGATTCTACTCTCTATTTTTCTTATCCAATTAATAAGAGATACTATGATGAAATAAAAGAAGAATGCTATATAAGGACTAAAATAGATGAATTTGTAGTTAAGGAAATTCATGAACTTGATGAGTGGACAGAGTTTAAGGCAGTACTTAATGTAGAAGAACTTGAGGGTAATCCATTTCAACATTTTGAATCTAAAGAGCAGACTATAAAATCATGTGTAACTCTAGCACTTGCAGGCACTCCTTGGACAGTAGGACACTGTGATGTAATAAAGAAGAGAACTGTAAGAAAGGCAAATTGTAGCACATGGGAGATAATCCAGGAGGCTAGGAAGGTATATAGATGTGATATAACCTTTGATACATTAAATAAAAAGGTAAATATATATAATAAATTAGGTTCTGATAAGGGTACATACTTTATTGAAGAACTAAACTTGAAAAAGTTGGAGATACAAAGAAATTCTTATGATTTTTGTACCAGGATAATCCCTATAGGTAAAGATGGAATGAATATTAAGAGTGTTAATGGGGGAAAAGAGTATATAGAAAATCATCAATATTCTAGCAAAGTTATAACTAGATATTGGGAAGATAACAGATATACTGTAGTATCAAGTTTAAAAGAAGATGCTGAATTAAAACTAAAAGAGCTATCTAAACCATATAGGAGTTATAAGGCTGACATAATTGACTTAGCAAACTTAAATTCAAAGTATAAGAATATTTTAGATTATTCTCTAGGGGATACTATAAGCCTTATATCTAAACATAAAAAAGTTAAAGAAAAACAAAGAATTGTTAAAACTGTAGAATGGTTAGATGAACCAGGTTCAAATACTTGTGAAATAGCAAATACTATGCTTAGATTTGAAGATTTACAAAAAGAATTTGAGGATACAACGGAAACAGTAAATAATATAACTACTGATAATGGAACAATAAATGGTTCTAAAATAGATAGTATTAAGACTAAACAAATAGAAGATTTTGCAGTTAATACAGCTAAAGTAGTTAATTTAGATGTTATAAATGCAAATATTGAAAATTTATCTACTGGAAAAGCAGATATACAGTCACTAAATGCAATTAAAGCTAGTATAGGGGATTTAAGGGCAAACAAAGCTAATATAGCTCAATTAGATGCACAAGGTGCTAAGATAGAAGATTTATACGCAACTAAAGCAACTATAAAAGACCTTGAAGCAAACACTGGGAAAATAACAGTTTTAGAAAGTAGAGCTGCAAGTATCGAAAACTTACTTGCTGGTAATATAGGCGCAGAAAACATAAAGGCTGGAACCATAACTGCAGCTTCAGGAATAATAGCAGATGGAGCTATAGGAGATGCTCAAATAAGTTCTCTTAGTGCTACTAAACTTACAGCAGGTGTTATAGATGCAGCAGTTATAACAGTAAAAAATTTAACTGCAGATAATATAAAAGCTAAAAGTATTAATGGTAAGGTCCTAGAAGATGGGGCTATAGATAATTCTAAAGTAGCTGATAATGCAAATATTGCAGGTAGTAAACTAAATATTAATGATGTTATTGTTAATATTAATGGTGCTACTACACAGATTAATGGTACTAAAATTAATGTAGGTGATAGAACCTTAGATATGGAGCTTAAGACACAGAAAATAACTACAGAAGAAAATACAAAGGATATAAAAGAACAAAAATTGCAATTAAATGCTTTAGATGATGCTTTAAAGATAAAAATAGATAAGCAAGATTTTAATAGTTTTAAAAGTACTGCAGAAGGAAATATAAGTACTATAAATACTAATCTATCTAAGGCCACAAGTGATATAAGTATGCTACAAGGACAGATTAAGCTTAAAGTAGGGCAAAGTGATATAGATAATTCTATTAATAGTATCCAGGTTGGTGGAAGGAATTTAATACTTAATAGTGGTAATTTTAAAGGTTTAACTGGGTGGGAAGTTACGCATGGGAGTATTTCAGTTATAGATGACTATTTATCATGGAATTGTACTGAATTCTCTAATTGGGGTGCTTGGTTAGGAAATCATTCCTTAAAAAATAGACAGTTTGATGTTGACGAGGATTATACAATCTCTTTTGAAGCTAAAGCAAATAAAGCACAAAATATTAGAATAAGAATATGCGATAGAGATGGTTATAATTCAGTCTTAAATGATAGTTTTGATGCAACTGAAAATTGGAAAAGGTATATATATAACTTCAAGTCTAAAGAAGTTGGTAATGAGAGGATAGTTAATTTTATTACACCAAAGGTGGATCCTTACGTATTAGATATTAGAAATATCAAACTAGAAAGAGGAAATAAAGCAACGGATTGGACACCAGCTCCTGAAGATATAGATCAAGCTATAAATACTATAGATACTAAAATAAATTCATCTAATTCTTCTATAGATTTATTAAAAAATCAAATATCAGCTAAGGTAGAAACATCAGAATTTCAAAGTTTTAAGGCCAATATAAATAATGAAATCACAAACTCTAAAAGTAAGTTAAGCACTACAGAGCAATCTATAAACATGCTAAAAGGTGAGATAAGTTCTAAAGTATCTAAAACAGATATAGAAAAAAAGATAGTAGAAGTAAGTGAGAAAAGTAAGAATTTAATATTTAATAGTGGTAATTTTAAAGATTTAACTGGGTGGGCAACTAATTCTACTGGTGCCACTATGGAAATTGTTAAAAAGAATGGTTATAGTGTTATTCATGCTAAAAAATCAATTAGGCAACCTAGGCTAATCCCTATTGAACAAAACACAGATTATATTTATAGTGCTACTATTATGTGTAGTACTGGTATGGAATTAACGAATATTACCCCTTTACATTTCCATGTATTACGTGAAGATCTTACTTTTCATGCTAGTCGTAATGCTGTTTTATTAAATGAGGATACTTTTGTACCTGCTAATACATGGGTTAAGATATTAGTAAAGTTTAATTCTGGTGAAGATGCATCTTATTTTAGAACCTTTATATTTGGAATTCAAATAAACGAAGGTATAAACGAGTATTGGATAAAAAATATAAAACTGGAGAAAGGTAATAAAGCAACAGACTGGACACCAGCACCTGAAGATGTGACAATAGAAAATACAACTAAAATAAATAGTGCAGAATCTGAAATAAAACAGCTAAGTAACCAAATAAGGTCTAAAGTAGATGTTAATGGTGTTAAATCCTTTATAGAGCAAAATCCAAGCTCAGTAAAAATTGGATTTAATGCTATAACACCTAATGTAAACCTATCAAATAGTGGTACCTTTGAAATTATTAATGGTGCTTTGAATGTTAAGAATAATAATGCAGAAGTGGTTATTGATGGTAAGTACAATATGCATAAAATACTAACCTCTGGAGTTATAAACACATCAATGCCAGTATCTAACACTATAAAAGAGCGAACGGTATCAGTAGAACATAATTTAGGATATAAGCCTGCTTTCAGTGCCTTTTCAATTGTTGATGGTAGTGGTAGTATGGTTCCTTTGCCTGCTCTAGCTTTTACAGATAATTTTAGTGGTACAAGTATTGTAGGGTTTAACTTTATTATTAGAGCTAGAGCAGACAATACACATCTATATATTGATATGAAAAGGGCAGCCGATTTGGTTCAAACAGAGTATAGAGTTAAAATTAAGTACTTTATTTATAAAGAAGTTGCATTTTAG
- a CDS encoding N-acetylmuramoyl-L-alanine amidase translates to MKTFGINCGHTKSGYGSGAVGIISESEHTRLVGYEVMKLIKESGHKVIDCTIDYANNVTESLSKITDVANNINLDWFVSIHFNAGGGRGTEVYTYEGRQYEDALEVCSNISKLGFTNRGVKKGTGLYVIRRTKAKSMLIEVCFVDTEDANHYLKVGYKAIAKAIVEALVGYVNSTGPVKQSISDDSVRDKKAKIVNIQSYLNIRHTPGGKVIGSLKNGQEITLWRREGDWYHIYSPVAGYNQAYVHKNYVQIINKTNTANKISGKCTPTSELNVRSGPGTNFEKIGVVYPGGELQLHEQNGDWYKISYTTYSGSTKTGWVSSKYVKRM, encoded by the coding sequence ATGAAAACATTTGGTATTAATTGTGGGCATACAAAAAGCGGATATGGATCCGGAGCAGTGGGAATAATTTCAGAATCAGAACATACAAGACTTGTAGGATATGAAGTAATGAAGTTAATAAAAGAATCTGGACATAAAGTAATTGATTGCACAATTGATTATGCAAATAATGTAACAGAAAGCTTGTCTAAAATTACTGATGTGGCCAACAATATTAACTTAGATTGGTTTGTATCAATACATTTTAATGCTGGAGGAGGTAGAGGTACAGAAGTATATACTTATGAAGGTAGACAATATGAGGATGCCTTAGAAGTATGTTCTAATATATCTAAATTAGGCTTTACTAACAGAGGAGTGAAGAAAGGTACCGGTCTTTATGTTATAAGAAGGACTAAAGCTAAGAGTATGTTAATAGAAGTATGTTTTGTAGATACAGAAGATGCAAATCATTATTTAAAAGTTGGTTACAAGGCTATAGCTAAAGCCATAGTTGAAGCTTTAGTTGGATATGTTAATTCTACAGGTCCAGTTAAACAAAGTATTTCTGATGATTCAGTAAGAGATAAAAAGGCTAAAATAGTTAACATTCAATCTTACTTAAATATTAGGCATACACCAGGAGGAAAGGTTATAGGATCATTGAAGAATGGACAAGAAATTACACTTTGGAGAAGAGAAGGAGATTGGTACCATATTTATTCTCCTGTTGCTGGATATAACCAAGCATATGTCCATAAAAATTATGTTCAGATTATTAATAAAACCAATACCGCAAATAAAATAAGTGGTAAATGTACTCCAACATCAGAATTAAATGTTAGGTCTGGACCAGGAACAAACTTCGAAAAAATAGGTGTGGTTTATCCAGGAGGAGAACTTCAACTGCATGAGCAAAATGGAGATTGGTATAAGATTTCTTATACTACCTATAGTGGCTCAACTAAAACAGGGTGGGTAAGTTCAAAATATGTAAAAAGAATGTAA
- a CDS encoding AbrB/MazE/SpoVT family DNA-binding domain-containing protein: MENKDIVVLSSTSGSGSTNYRIGIPADWARALNLEKGTVLHAIFDGEHIALRKKNIVDPVVLEEIKKFIDLYNNHEGEKIFCEQITPIEAVSSRKADSIELVEGNGYFSFLFKFGEREIQGQNIEYSKWNISTKIEDGKYTLCLVMV, translated from the coding sequence ATGGAAAATAAAGATATAGTAGTTTTATCAAGTACCAGTGGTAGTGGTAGTACTAATTATAGAATTGGGATACCTGCAGATTGGGCAAGAGCATTAAATTTAGAAAAGGGTACAGTCCTTCATGCTATATTTGATGGGGAACATATAGCATTGAGAAAGAAAAATATAGTGGATCCAGTTGTATTAGAAGAAATTAAAAAGTTTATAGATTTATACAATAACCATGAAGGAGAAAAAATATTCTGTGAACAAATCACTCCGATAGAAGCTGTGTCTTCAAGGAAAGCTGACAGTATTGAACTTGTAGAAGGTAATGGATATTTTAGCTTTCTATTTAAGTTTGGAGAACGTGAAATACAAGGTCAAAACATAGAATACTCCAAGTGGAATATATCCACTAAAATAGAAGATGGTAAGTATACACTATGTCTTGTCATGGTTTAG